ACCAATTCTTGCCCGGCATGGATTTGCCCTGCAAAAATCCGCCCAACAGCGGTCACGCCGCGATATTGATCGTACCCAAGTGTGGTGACCAACATTTGCAGATGCGCGTCCGGATTAACGCTTGGCCCAGGGATATGGCGCAAAATCACTTCAAACAATGGCTGTAAATCACCGCCGAGTTCGGGCGTCAGACTTGCCTGAGCGGTAACAGCATTGGCATAAACGACCGGAAAGTCGGTTTGCACATCATTGGCGCCCAGTTCAACGAACAGGTCAAAGGTTTGGTTGAGTACCTGTTCGGGGTCTGCGCCGGTACGGTCGACTTTGTTGATGACGACAATGGCACGATGCCCCATTTCGAGGGCTTTTTTGAGCACAAAACGGGTTTGGGGCATGGGGCCTTCGGCGGCATCCACCAGTAGCAGCACGCCATCCACCATATTCATCACGCGCTCGACTTCGCCGCCAAAATCGGCGTGGCCGGGCGTATCGACGATGTTGATTTTAACCATCTGCTCGTTCTCAGAATCCCAAACTTCAATGGCAGTATTCTTTGCTAGGATGGTAATCCCACGCTCGCGCTCCAGATCATTGGAATCCATCACGCGCTCAACAACTTGTTGGTTTTCACGGAAAACGAGTGCCTGCCGGAGTAGGCCGTCAACCAGTGTAGTTTTGCCGTGGTCAACATGAGCGATGATGGCAATATTACGAAGATCGGTTCGTTCTATTTGCATACTTTTACGAACTTCCTTATCGGCAAGCTCCAGACGAGACAAGCCGTAACTATTATCAATTGTTTATTACACAGACACAAAGACACGAAGAAACCGAAAAAAACTTGTGTCCTCGTGTCTTTGTAGTGAGTTTCTCTGGTCTTTGACACATGCAACGACCCCGGCTTTCAGACCGAGGTCGTGTTGCAAGCCCACCATCATATCAGGGACTTGCTGTTTTGAGAAGGTGTATTTTTTTTACTTACTCTCTGGCCAGCGCTTCAGCCTGCTGCACTATTTCGATCAATGCGCGTGTTTCGGCGCTATCGTCCAGATACCAGCTTATTCGTTGGGCTTCTTCCAGAATCTCGCTAAAAGAACTGCCTTGCGCCCAATAGCTTTCTCTCAGAATTTCGGCGAATTCGGCAACCACCACATCCCATTGGAAATAGGGTGAGGTTTTATCAAATGCCGTATCCAGATCGGCGACGGTGAAATTCTGATTGAGTTCTGTCACTCGATGCGTGTCGGGGTCTTCCCAGCGCAGGAAGACGCTGGCGATGCGTCCTTGTGCGTCTTCGTGAAGTTTGATTTCATATAACGCCGTAACGCTGTGCCCGGCGCCGATTTCACCGGCATCCACACTGTCGTCGCGGAAAGCTTCATCGGCAATATCCCGGTTCTCGAAGCCGACCAGCCGGTAGCGGGCTACCACCTCGGGGTTAAACTCCACCTGAATTTTTGCGTCCAGCGCAATCGCCTGCAGGGTGCTGGTCAGATTCTCTACGAATAGTTTCTCCGCTTCTTTCAGGGTATCCACATAGGCGTAGAATCCGTCGCCATTATCGGCCAATTGTTCCATCAGCACATCGTTATAATTCCCCATCCCAAAGCCGACCGTGGTCAGGGTGATGCCTTCGCTGGCGTAGGCCGAAATTTGCTCCCAGATCGATTCGGCGCCAGTGTTGCCCACATTAGCAACGCCATCTGAACACAGAATTACCCGGTTGATGCCGCGCGGATTGAAAGCCCGTAGAGCCTGCTCGTAGCCTAGCCGCAGACCGGCCTCGGCATTGGTGGAGCCTTCGGGTTGCAGGGCGTTGATGGCTTCTATAATCGTGCCGTACGCATTCCCGCGGATGGGTTCCAGCACCACATGGGCAGTCGTTCCGTAGACCACAATGCTGACCCGGTCGCTGGGGCGCAATTGCTCCACCAGTAATGCCAAGGCCTGCTTGACCAGTTCCAGGCGGTTCTCCATATTCATTGAGCCAGAGACATCAATGACAAAGGTCAGTGAAACATCTTTGCGTTCTTCAGGAGATACCGCATAGCCTTGCACGCCCACGCGCAGCATTTGGTAGCGATCGTTCTCGGTGAAGGGTGCCGCGCCGCCATCCAGATGAATGGCGAAGGCCTGCCCATCGGGGGGATACGCATAGCCCTGCTCGAAGTAGTTGATAAATTCTTCTACCCGGATGCCATCTTTATCCGGCATGACGCCGCGCTCCAGGTAGCTGCGGGCCAGAGTGTATGAGCCGGTATCCACATCCAGCGCAAAGGTAGAGTAGTGATCGTCTTCGGTATCCACAAAAGGATTCACGCCGTAATTCTCGAAAAACATATCGGCGTAGCTCTGGTCGTTGGGCGGATTGAGCGGCATGGCGGTTGCCACTGGAGAGGGCTGCGGGATGGATGCGGCAGATGAATCGGATAGCGCTTCTCCCGCGGGAGCGCGGCTCTCGGACTCGCTCGCGGAGTATTCTTGCTCCTCAACGGGATACTCTTCCAGCAGCGGCGGCTCGGATTTTTGGGTGGGCGCCTGATTCTCGACGCGGGCACCTAGCCCGCAGGCCAGCGTTGCCAGTATCAGGGCTGTGAAAACCGCGAAATAAGTGTAAGTGTTTTTGCGAGACATGCTAATCTCCTCAGGAAGTCTACAGGTGAGTAATAGCCTATAAACGTTTGAAATGATGAAAAAGTTCCCAGCTGGTTTTTGGCCTGACCGGCAGCGCCTTGGCCAATTGCGTATCCGATGGCACTTCCGAAGACGCTGGCCTGGAATTCGGTGATCAAATCTATTCTATTGGCGGGCATTCTATTGACACCGCCGATCAGGTAAATAAGATACTCATTGAGTATCGACCGGGTGACCTGCTTATAGTTCAAGGGTACCGATCAGCAACTGGCGAAGGGTTTGAAATGAAGATTACCTTAAGCCAACGGCCTTAACAGTATTTGGTTTTCGGCTTTTTCTCAGTGTGTGAATGAGGGCGCTATTTCGTACCTCTTTTTATTTGTGGTATCCAGGTACTATAGGGAGATGCTAAATATGTGGTATTATGGACATAATGTGTCCAAATTAATAAACAGAGATAATTGGTCGTTTGCTTACTTGCAGACGGCTGCTTATCCTTTGCGCTTGTCACAAGAATATTTGGCGAATAGATAGCTTTCGATCAATTAGGTTTTTTGTCTAGACAAACCACCGAGAATATAAATTGAAATTTGCAAAGCAGAATTATCAGATTGGCAAGAACGAGCACCCCATTGATTATCAACGGCCACGGCTTCAGATAAAAAACCTTTTGGTTGTCCTTGCCACGTTTCTCTTTATAGTGACACCGCTGCAAGTTGTTCACGCTGGGGATGATGCTCCGATTGCACCCGGCAGCGATACCCAGGTTGTCGCCGAATCTGAAGTTGTTGATTCTTCGCTAGACGAAACGCCCCTCCCTGATCCCACTGTTGAGACGGAGCTTTCAACGGATACAACTCCCAGTGATTCCCCTGTTACAACTGATCCTTTAGTAGATACCCCTTCGACGGATTCTGGTGATTCAACTGAGTCCGTTGTTGTTGAATCTGAAACACCTCTCGCTGTGATGGATGTCTGCGAACCATCTGACTCATCTTCCACTGCGGATCAAACAGATGCCGCGGATGGCGAGTGTGATAGCGGCGAAGATGAGTTGGTTGAATCTCCTGGGGAACAGGCAGATGTTGAAGAACAGGAACCCGCTCTAACGGAGTCCGCTGAACCTGTCTCTGTTAAAGTCGAACCCATTTTTGAAGTCACCATCCCCGATCCCTATTTTTATATTTCCGGTGTCCAGCATTCTTATTTGCCTAGCGGCGGGGATTGCAGCGGCAAGACCAATTGTGTGGTTTCGGCGACCCCGATTCAGGATGCGCTGAATTACGCCAAGACGCAAATCTTGGATGACGACACGATCTACTTTGAAGCCGGGGCCTTGTATACTGAAGCGTTCTCGATCAGCGGCTGGACGAACCCGCTGACCTTGCGCCCCGACGGTGATGGCGATACCGGACTGGGCGGCGACATCACGATCAGCGGCAACAGCGCCCCGATCATCATCCGCGACTTTGTGTTTATGTCTACGGCCACGATCACGCTGGACGATAGCCCCAGCGTAACCCTGGCCGGGTCGGATAAATTGGACGATACCTTCGATGTCTATCTCGCGGGGAGCGGGGCCGTAGACCTGAGCGTACAGGGCGGCGAGCCAGATATCGCGGAAACAGCTGAGCGCGTTCTCGCCGGTATGAACCCGGCCGACGATGATACTTTGGTTGTGCATGGCACCTCGGGGAATGACACGATCCAATTTGACGCCAGCTTTACGCGCAACGGCAACCAGCGTGTTACTTATGATGTTGTTGAAACGCTGGGTCTGGATGGCGGCGGCGGTACGGATACGCTGGTTGGCCCGGATGCGGCCACAACCTTTGACATCACTGGAACCAATAGTGGTATCCTGACGACCACCGATAGCACGCTGCCTTTTGTTTCATTTGAAAACCTGAGCGGCGC
The window above is part of the Chloroflexota bacterium genome. Proteins encoded here:
- a CDS encoding PDZ domain-containing protein, with the protein product MANCVSDGTSEDAGLEFGDQIYSIGGHSIDTADQVNKILIEYRPGDLLIVQGYRSATGEGFEMKITLSQRP
- a CDS encoding DUF3520 domain-containing protein, whose translation is MSRKNTYTYFAVFTALILATLACGLGARVENQAPTQKSEPPLLEEYPVEEQEYSASESESRAPAGEALSDSSAASIPQPSPVATAMPLNPPNDQSYADMFFENYGVNPFVDTEDDHYSTFALDVDTGSYTLARSYLERGVMPDKDGIRVEEFINYFEQGYAYPPDGQAFAIHLDGGAAPFTENDRYQMLRVGVQGYAVSPEERKDVSLTFVIDVSGSMNMENRLELVKQALALLVEQLRPSDRVSIVVYGTTAHVVLEPIRGNAYGTIIEAINALQPEGSTNAEAGLRLGYEQALRAFNPRGINRVILCSDGVANVGNTGAESIWEQISAYASEGITLTTVGFGMGNYNDVLMEQLADNGDGFYAYVDTLKEAEKLFVENLTSTLQAIALDAKIQVEFNPEVVARYRLVGFENRDIADEAFRDDSVDAGEIGAGHSVTALYEIKLHEDAQGRIASVFLRWEDPDTHRVTELNQNFTVADLDTAFDKTSPYFQWDVVVAEFAEILRESYWAQGSSFSEILEEAQRISWYLDDSAETRALIEIVQQAEALARE